Proteins co-encoded in one Sediminispirochaeta bajacaliforniensis DSM 16054 genomic window:
- a CDS encoding amidohydrolase: MKIEIKNCEIMQWKDGGAEFLRGSIAIGEGTIRSIGEIPKSFSPDRVIDAGGALALPGLVNAHTHVSMSLLRNLADDLELMKWLQDKVWPIEEKMSEEDVHIGALISMVEMIHSGITAFADMYFSMDQVAAAAAEAGLRANIGVGLTGDGETSKPKLQSFREFYDRYNGKADGRIIVDLAPHAPYTCDGDCLSAAAGVARDLGCGLHIHLAETSGEVDECKKRYGLSPIFLAERAGLFEGRAIAAHCVHVDEADIELLADKGVHVVHNPTSNLKLASGFAPTAAMIEAGVSLAIGTDGPASNNNQNMLEEIHLAAILAKVVSGDPTAMPAAQALQIATEGGSKALGLAEAAGSLSEGAPADLLLLRTDKAHMRPLHDPVAAVVYGAGPSDIDTLICDGKVIMTGGIIETLDEEEIIKKAQEAASRLVSR; encoded by the coding sequence ATGAAGATCGAAATCAAAAATTGCGAAATCATGCAATGGAAGGATGGAGGAGCAGAGTTCCTCCGGGGCAGCATTGCAATCGGGGAAGGCACCATCCGGAGTATAGGAGAAATTCCAAAGAGTTTTTCTCCCGACCGCGTCATTGACGCAGGGGGCGCCCTTGCCCTTCCCGGCTTGGTTAACGCCCACACCCACGTCTCCATGAGTCTTCTCAGAAATCTTGCCGATGATCTTGAACTGATGAAGTGGCTTCAAGATAAGGTATGGCCCATTGAGGAGAAGATGAGTGAAGAAGATGTCCATATCGGGGCCCTTATCTCCATGGTGGAGATGATCCATAGCGGGATTACCGCCTTTGCCGACATGTATTTCTCCATGGACCAGGTGGCGGCCGCAGCAGCCGAAGCAGGCCTTCGTGCAAATATCGGGGTGGGCCTTACCGGCGACGGGGAAACAAGTAAACCAAAGTTACAATCCTTTCGGGAATTCTACGATCGCTACAACGGAAAGGCCGATGGGAGAATTATCGTGGACCTTGCGCCCCATGCCCCCTACACCTGTGACGGTGACTGTCTTTCGGCCGCTGCCGGGGTGGCCCGTGATCTGGGTTGCGGGCTGCATATTCATCTGGCCGAAACCTCCGGCGAGGTTGATGAGTGTAAAAAGCGTTACGGGCTCTCTCCGATATTTCTCGCCGAGCGGGCAGGCCTTTTTGAAGGAAGGGCCATTGCCGCTCATTGTGTCCATGTGGACGAGGCCGATATAGAGCTTCTTGCCGACAAGGGAGTCCATGTCGTACACAATCCCACAAGTAACCTGAAACTTGCCAGTGGATTTGCTCCAACGGCAGCCATGATAGAGGCAGGGGTATCCCTTGCCATCGGCACCGATGGTCCGGCAAGCAATAATAACCAAAACATGCTTGAGGAAATTCATCTCGCGGCTATTCTCGCCAAGGTCGTTTCTGGTGATCCCACGGCCATGCCTGCGGCACAGGCCCTTCAGATAGCCACCGAGGGAGGGTCGAAGGCATTGGGGCTTGCCGAAGCCGCAGGGTCACTCAGCGAAGGAGCCCCGGCCGACCTCCTATTGCTGCGAACGGACAAGGCCCACATGCGGCCGCTGCATGATCCGGTTGCGGCCGTTGTTTATGGAGCCGGTCCCTCGGATATCGATACCCTTATCTGTGACGGCAAAGTGATCATGACAGGGGGAATAATCGAAACCCTCGACGAAGAGGAGATCATCAAAAAGGCACAAGAGGCGGCAAGCCGCTTGGTCTCGCGTTGA
- the pncA gene encoding bifunctional nicotinamidase/pyrazinamidase → MSASALILIDIQNDFCPEGALAVTDGDAIVPPINRLLDSPGRSGFGKVVATADWHPLGHVSFASTHEGKKVYDRIETNGIAQNLWPDHCVAGTTGADFHPALDIDRADLILRKGTSLHLDSYSAFFENDGKTPTGLHGYLQTCGIDTVFLSGLALDWCVFFSALDALALGYKTTILQDLCRPVDQPAGFSDKRIGELRTKGVLVSSSESLI, encoded by the coding sequence ATGAGTGCAAGCGCATTAATATTAATTGATATTCAGAACGATTTTTGTCCCGAAGGTGCCCTGGCCGTTACGGACGGGGATGCAATTGTCCCACCTATCAACCGTCTGCTTGACTCCCCCGGCCGTTCGGGATTCGGGAAAGTGGTGGCTACCGCCGATTGGCACCCCTTAGGTCATGTTTCCTTTGCCTCCACCCATGAGGGGAAAAAGGTCTATGATCGGATAGAGACCAACGGTATCGCCCAAAATTTATGGCCGGATCACTGTGTGGCAGGAACGACTGGAGCCGATTTTCATCCCGCCCTGGATATCGACAGGGCCGATCTGATACTAAGAAAAGGAACCTCCCTCCACCTCGATTCGTACTCGGCTTTTTTTGAAAACGACGGAAAAACCCCTACCGGACTTCATGGCTATCTGCAGACCTGCGGAATCGATACGGTTTTTCTTTCGGGCCTCGCCCTGGATTGGTGTGTCTTTTTTTCAGCCCTTGATGCCCTTGCCCTTGGGTATAAAACGACGATACTGCAGGATCTTTGCAGGCCTGTCGATCAGCCTGCTGGTTTTTCCGATAAGCGGATAGGGGAACTTAGGACGAAGGGCGTTCTCGTCAGTTCATCGGAGAGCTTGATATGA
- a CDS encoding HD domain-containing phosphohydrolase: MKTLSSLTTRRLYLLLFLLLFILVLVILFSVTAVRFETMSTDYRAALNKINGVITELHHIRLMPPDQRSFDRLEERLAALFETPAITRGRAEPTEDLHDLVAKLKEGSITFDQAVDVVGSVARNLSTRFYQNRKWVISIAAFDIILNLAAIVILLVVTLSLRSATHYFYGQIGRGLESMQQVLNYEQDRLELIPPKWEEGRRLNEAVRRFTEQIDQDRTLREMELQTNIEALLPMVKELMGNKIPCDRISVAFLDTQGIVIAEAAISSMEKVVLEPGFTEHINNTTLSRVIAQKEPRIINDLESHYETVHASIATRNIIEEGIRSSITVPLFFENRCVGFFFISSRMKDAYRKNHAYHARRIAYTIKQNLYYTFVLQQVIAESATAFVKLTEKKDNETSLHILRMARYSYLTARQLLNSGVYSLSPRFIREILWFAPLHDIGKIGIPDSILLKPGPLNPAERSIMESHVTIGEEVIWSMDRGLRKTMEHSLLRTAIDIIKSHHEKWDGSGYPDGLRGESIPLAGRITAIADVFDALTSRRSYKEPFSVEKSLEIIRNGKGSHFDPVVVEAFETTLPEILAFYETHKEV, encoded by the coding sequence ATGAAAACACTTTCAAGTTTGACGACACGCCGCCTTTACCTTTTGCTTTTTTTATTGCTCTTCATCCTAGTGCTGGTCATCCTTTTTTCGGTTACCGCCGTAAGATTTGAGACAATGAGTACCGACTACCGGGCGGCTCTGAATAAGATCAACGGAGTAATCACTGAATTACACCATATCAGACTCATGCCGCCGGATCAGCGAAGCTTCGACCGCCTTGAGGAGCGTCTGGCCGCCCTTTTCGAAACCCCGGCGATTACAAGGGGAAGGGCCGAGCCGACAGAGGATCTACATGATCTTGTGGCGAAGCTGAAAGAGGGGAGCATCACTTTTGATCAAGCCGTCGATGTGGTGGGTTCTGTTGCACGAAACCTGTCCACCCGCTTTTATCAAAACAGGAAGTGGGTCATCTCCATCGCAGCCTTTGATATCATTCTCAACCTGGCGGCTATCGTCATTCTCCTTGTGGTAACCCTGAGCCTCAGGAGCGCGACACACTACTTCTACGGACAAATCGGCAGAGGTCTGGAATCTATGCAACAGGTTCTCAACTACGAGCAGGATCGACTTGAACTCATCCCCCCGAAATGGGAAGAGGGACGGCGCTTAAATGAGGCGGTCAGGCGTTTCACCGAACAGATCGATCAGGATCGAACACTGCGGGAGATGGAGCTACAGACAAACATCGAAGCGCTTCTTCCCATGGTAAAGGAGCTAATGGGGAACAAAATTCCATGCGATCGCATTTCGGTTGCCTTTCTCGACACCCAGGGAATCGTCATTGCAGAGGCGGCCATCAGTTCCATGGAAAAAGTCGTACTCGAACCTGGGTTTACGGAGCACATAAACAACACCACCCTGTCCAGGGTCATTGCACAGAAGGAACCGAGGATCATTAACGATCTTGAATCCCACTACGAGACAGTACATGCATCGATAGCGACCAGGAATATTATCGAAGAGGGAATCAGATCGAGCATAACAGTCCCGCTGTTTTTCGAAAATCGATGCGTCGGCTTCTTTTTTATCTCGAGCAGGATGAAAGATGCATACCGTAAAAACCACGCATATCATGCAAGAAGAATCGCCTATACCATAAAGCAGAACCTTTACTACACCTTTGTCCTTCAGCAGGTCATAGCCGAATCCGCCACAGCCTTTGTAAAGCTGACGGAAAAAAAAGATAACGAAACGAGTCTCCATATTCTTCGAATGGCCCGCTACAGCTATCTTACCGCCCGCCAGCTTCTTAATTCAGGAGTATACTCACTATCTCCCAGGTTCATTCGGGAAATACTCTGGTTTGCCCCCCTCCACGATATCGGTAAGATAGGTATCCCCGACTCCATTCTGTTAAAGCCGGGACCTCTCAACCCTGCAGAACGAAGCATCATGGAAAGTCATGTCACCATAGGGGAAGAGGTGATTTGGTCGATGGACAGAGGCTTGCGGAAGACGATGGAACATTCACTGCTGCGAACCGCCATCGACATCATCAAAAGTCATCATGAAAAATGGGACGGCAGCGGCTATCCCGACGGATTGAGGGGGGAATCCATTCCCCTTGCGGGAAGAATTACCGCCATTGCCGATGTATTCGATGCATTGACAAGCAGGCGTTCGTATAAAGAACCCTTTTCTGTGGAAAAATCCCTAGAAATTATACGAAACGGCAAGGGTAGTCATTTTGATCCGGTGGTGGTGGAGGCCTTCGAGACCACACTGCCCGAGATACTCGCTTTCTACGAAACCCACAAAGAGGTGTGA
- a CDS encoding MarC family protein produces the protein MSPLTLYGAAATLFLIMDPFGNIATFLSVLASVPQRRRKKIIIREMLIALVILMLFLFFGKYILEGMQITEPALSISGGTILFLIAVKMIFPTGGGGDRQQPESEPIVVPLAVPLVAGPSAMAMVILFSTQAPEKILLWLLALLIAWSLSALILISAETLSKLLGPRAIKAIERLMGMILTTMAIQMLLSGIASFVSSL, from the coding sequence ATGAGTCCTCTTACCCTCTATGGAGCCGCCGCAACACTATTCCTCATCATGGACCCCTTCGGAAACATTGCAACATTTCTTTCGGTCCTCGCCTCGGTTCCCCAGCGACGAAGAAAAAAGATTATCATTCGTGAAATGCTTATCGCCCTCGTCATTCTTATGCTCTTTCTCTTCTTTGGAAAATATATTCTTGAGGGAATGCAGATCACCGAACCGGCCTTAAGCATATCGGGAGGAACGATTCTGTTTCTCATTGCGGTGAAAATGATCTTTCCAACAGGCGGCGGAGGAGACAGGCAGCAGCCGGAAAGTGAACCTATTGTTGTGCCTCTTGCGGTCCCCCTGGTCGCCGGCCCTTCCGCGATGGCAATGGTCATCCTTTTTTCCACTCAGGCACCGGAGAAAATACTTCTCTGGCTTCTCGCCCTTCTCATAGCCTGGAGTCTCAGTGCACTTATCCTCATCAGTGCCGAAACCTTGAGCAAACTTCTCGGACCCCGTGCAATTAAGGCGATCGAGCGGCTGATGGGAATGATTCTCACCACCATGGCAATACAGATGCTCCTCAGCGGAATTGCCTCGTTCGTTTCCTCGCTGTGA
- a CDS encoding Gfo/Idh/MocA family protein, protein MKTINEKIRWGVLGAANIARKSVIPAAQKSRQLEITAIASRSEEKAQEAAESLGIKKYYGTYEALLKDPNIDALYIPLPNHLHAQWAIAAMEAGKHVLCEKPIALSLEEIDAMIRTRDKTGMKIGEAFMVKSHPQWEAAVTLKKEGAIGTLTGGQGSFTYYNDNPQNVRNMYNKGGGGLWDIGVYPVFTSRLFFGEEPESVCAVVESDPQFGIDRLASAILKFPSGQFSFICGTQTNSYQHIRFFGTKGTLEIPMPFNPSPKEKANILLSGTKANKQPQTISFDAVDQYTLELEAFSEAIRTGGEVPVPLENSRHNTAVILALFRAAEQGKWESV, encoded by the coding sequence ATGAAAACAATCAACGAAAAAATCAGATGGGGAGTCCTCGGTGCCGCAAATATCGCACGGAAAAGCGTTATTCCCGCGGCCCAGAAATCCAGACAGCTTGAAATAACAGCCATTGCCAGCAGATCGGAGGAAAAGGCGCAGGAAGCGGCCGAATCCCTCGGCATAAAGAAATACTACGGAACCTATGAAGCGCTGCTGAAGGATCCCAACATCGATGCACTCTACATTCCCTTGCCAAATCATCTCCATGCACAATGGGCGATCGCGGCAATGGAGGCAGGCAAGCACGTATTGTGTGAAAAACCCATCGCCCTTTCTCTGGAGGAGATCGATGCGATGATCAGAACCAGAGACAAAACAGGAATGAAGATTGGTGAGGCCTTCATGGTAAAAAGCCATCCCCAGTGGGAGGCTGCCGTAACATTGAAAAAAGAGGGAGCCATAGGAACGCTGACCGGAGGACAGGGAAGTTTTACCTATTACAACGATAATCCTCAAAATGTCAGAAACATGTACAACAAGGGAGGAGGAGGTTTGTGGGACATCGGTGTGTATCCGGTTTTCACCAGCCGTCTCTTCTTTGGAGAAGAGCCGGAATCGGTCTGTGCGGTCGTGGAAAGCGACCCCCAATTCGGTATTGATCGACTTGCATCTGCGATACTGAAATTCCCTTCCGGACAATTCTCTTTCATCTGCGGTACGCAGACAAACAGTTATCAGCATATTCGCTTCTTCGGAACAAAGGGAACGCTTGAGATTCCCATGCCTTTCAATCCTTCTCCCAAGGAAAAGGCCAATATCCTACTCTCCGGCACGAAAGCGAATAAACAACCACAGACGATCTCCTTCGACGCTGTAGATCAGTACACCCTCGAACTGGAGGCCTTCTCCGAAGCAATCAGAACAGGAGGAGAGGTACCTGTGCCTCTGGAAAACAGCAGGCATAACACCGCCGTCATATTGGCCCTTTTCAGGGCAGCCGAACAAGGGAAATGGGAGAGCGTATAG
- the mtnA gene encoding S-methyl-5-thioribose-1-phosphate isomerase, producing MKSIETIAFKEGSLHLIDQRKLPGHYEIFVCSDYRDVEFAIRDMVVRGAPAIGATAAYGVYLAARDLSTLEGEAFLRELKKACDVLEASRPTAVNLRWAIRRMYTLADKESAKGIRFVIERLKKEADLIHAEDIETNHRMAEYGGELVPEGARILTHCNTGALATAGWGTALGVIREAYSKDKSIFVYADETRPRLQGARLTAWELVQEGIPAKLIPDNAAAFLMQQGKIDLVMVGADRIATNGDTSNKIGTYMLSICAKEHGIPFYIVAPVSTIDFEISSGSQIPIEERSAEEVTHIGGVQIAPETIDVYNPAFDVTPGAHISAIITDRGVLRPPYAEAMKLLQEELQ from the coding sequence ATGAAAAGCATAGAAACTATCGCGTTTAAAGAGGGGTCCCTTCACCTGATCGACCAACGAAAGCTCCCGGGACACTATGAAATCTTCGTCTGCAGCGATTACCGCGATGTGGAGTTCGCCATACGAGATATGGTGGTGCGGGGAGCTCCCGCGATTGGCGCCACCGCGGCCTACGGGGTTTATCTTGCAGCAAGGGATCTTTCGACACTGGAGGGTGAGGCATTTTTACGCGAACTGAAGAAGGCCTGCGATGTTCTCGAGGCATCCCGGCCCACCGCCGTCAATCTACGATGGGCGATCAGGCGCATGTACACCCTTGCCGACAAGGAGAGCGCGAAGGGGATCAGATTCGTTATCGAGCGTCTGAAAAAAGAGGCGGATCTTATCCATGCCGAAGATATCGAAACGAATCACCGAATGGCCGAATACGGAGGCGAACTGGTCCCCGAAGGGGCAAGGATTCTTACCCACTGTAATACCGGTGCCTTGGCAACAGCGGGTTGGGGAACCGCCCTGGGGGTTATTCGGGAGGCCTATTCCAAGGACAAAAGCATCTTCGTCTATGCAGATGAAACGCGCCCCCGGCTCCAGGGGGCACGGCTTACCGCGTGGGAACTTGTCCAGGAGGGTATTCCGGCAAAGCTCATTCCCGACAACGCTGCTGCATTTCTCATGCAACAGGGAAAGATAGACCTTGTCATGGTTGGTGCAGACAGAATTGCCACCAACGGCGATACCAGTAACAAGATCGGAACCTATATGTTATCCATCTGTGCAAAAGAACACGGTATTCCGTTTTATATCGTGGCCCCTGTTTCCACCATCGATTTTGAAATCTCCTCGGGATCCCAGATACCCATTGAAGAACGTAGTGCCGAAGAGGTGACCCATATCGGTGGTGTTCAGATTGCCCCCGAAACGATCGATGTCTATAACCCAGCTTTCGACGTCACACCGGGGGCACATATCAGCGCCATCATCACGGACAGGGGCGTTCTACGCCCACCCTATGCCGAAGCGATGAAGCTCCTGCAGGAGGAACTGCAATGA
- a CDS encoding trans-sulfuration enzyme family protein: MSSRHGFETRQIHAGSTGPNPEKALNPPIFMTSTFTFDSIAAVDDVMSFRSDDYVYTRGNNPTLRLFENRMADLENGVGAVAFASGMAAISSTLFSLLKPGDSVVAHKTLYGSSHSVITTLLPRYGIRSIIADLTLPGELERKADTSTKLVYFETPANPDLSIIDIRQIAEQAAAIGAKVVVDNTFATPFLQRPLDLGAFAVVHSATKYLCGHGDVLGGVTVSKDMDYIHELKFGYMCEFGGTMSPFNAWLLLRGMKTLSLRMERHQENAGKVAEFLLQHPKVSKVLYPGLTDHPGHETAKKQMSGFGAMISFEVAGDLSATSRVVDAMKLPALAVSLGDCETLVELPAAMTHRGYDREHLAEFGLTESMIRLSIGLESVVDIIGDLEQALGRLP, translated from the coding sequence ATGAGTTCCAGGCACGGCTTCGAAACCCGGCAAATTCACGCAGGAAGCACTGGTCCCAATCCAGAAAAGGCGTTAAATCCGCCTATTTTCATGACAAGTACCTTCACTTTCGATTCCATCGCCGCAGTGGATGATGTTATGAGCTTTCGCAGCGACGATTACGTTTACACCAGGGGGAACAATCCTACGCTCAGGCTTTTCGAAAACAGGATGGCCGACCTGGAAAACGGCGTCGGTGCTGTTGCCTTTGCATCCGGGATGGCGGCAATAAGCTCGACTCTTTTCAGTCTCCTGAAACCGGGGGATTCTGTCGTAGCGCATAAAACCCTCTATGGATCAAGCCATTCGGTAATAACGACGCTCCTGCCCCGCTACGGAATTCGTTCCATCATCGCCGACCTCACGCTCCCTGGCGAGCTGGAACGGAAGGCCGATACAAGCACCAAGCTTGTCTACTTCGAAACACCGGCCAATCCCGATCTCTCCATTATCGATATACGGCAAATCGCCGAACAGGCGGCAGCCATTGGTGCAAAGGTCGTAGTCGACAACACCTTTGCGACCCCCTTTCTGCAAAGGCCCCTTGACCTCGGCGCCTTTGCAGTGGTTCATAGTGCGACGAAGTACCTTTGCGGGCACGGTGATGTATTGGGTGGAGTGACGGTTTCAAAGGATATGGATTACATCCACGAACTGAAATTTGGTTATATGTGCGAATTTGGGGGAACCATGAGCCCCTTCAACGCATGGCTCCTGCTTCGCGGAATGAAAACCCTCTCTTTGCGGATGGAACGCCACCAGGAAAATGCGGGAAAAGTTGCGGAATTCCTTCTTCAGCATCCGAAGGTCTCTAAGGTTCTCTATCCGGGTCTGACCGATCATCCGGGACACGAGACGGCAAAAAAGCAGATGAGCGGCTTTGGGGCCATGATAAGCTTCGAGGTGGCGGGCGATCTCTCTGCCACAAGTCGTGTTGTCGACGCCATGAAACTTCCGGCCCTTGCCGTAAGCCTCGGCGACTGTGAAACCCTCGTAGAACTTCCCGCCGCCATGACCCACCGCGGTTACGACAGGGAGCATCTTGCCGAGTTCGGGCTTACCGAAAGCATGATACGGCTCTCCATCGGTCTCGAAAGCGTTGTCGATATCATCGGGGATCTGGAGCAGGCCCTGGGTCGGCTTCCATGA
- a CDS encoding 6-phosphogluconolactonase translates to MNFLAVQDADHAARLIYGRIEALVSASPYPVVVAVPGGTSPLPLFHLWRDEGKSRGASFWEPLVLIQADERIVPQTHPDSNARLIREHLTGGWEGLEQRFHPFPPDADPRDFLVQVLGSGSPGSDERLAPPTLTLLGLGNDGHVASLFPCCPTDWKRREEAFISESPNHPHRRITLSFPWINAGSEIVLLALGEKKRTAIARFLSGDDSVPAVSLARNKLTLVSDIVSSDGRLIGPGVV, encoded by the coding sequence ATGAATTTTCTTGCGGTACAAGATGCCGATCATGCGGCGCGACTAATCTATGGGCGTATCGAAGCCTTGGTTTCCGCTTCCCCATACCCCGTCGTTGTTGCCGTGCCCGGAGGAACTTCTCCCTTACCGCTGTTCCATCTTTGGCGGGATGAAGGGAAGAGCAGGGGAGCCTCCTTCTGGGAGCCCCTGGTTTTGATACAGGCCGATGAGCGCATCGTGCCTCAGACCCACCCCGACAGTAATGCCCGCCTTATTCGGGAACACCTGACAGGCGGCTGGGAAGGGCTTGAACAACGCTTTCATCCTTTTCCGCCCGATGCCGATCCTCGCGATTTTCTTGTTCAGGTGCTCGGTTCAGGATCTCCAGGTTCTGATGAGAGGCTTGCGCCACCGACCTTGACGCTTCTCGGGCTTGGGAACGATGGCCATGTAGCCTCTCTCTTTCCCTGTTGTCCTACCGATTGGAAGCGGCGCGAAGAGGCCTTCATCTCCGAATCCCCTAATCATCCCCATCGCCGCATTACCCTCTCTTTTCCCTGGATCAATGCCGGTTCCGAGATAGTGCTCCTTGCGTTGGGTGAAAAAAAACGAACCGCCATCGCTCGCTTCCTTTCGGGCGACGATAGCGTTCCAGCCGTCTCTCTTGCCCGGAATAAGCTCACCCTTGTTTCCGATATTGTTTCTTCTGATGGAAGATTAATAGGGCCTGGAGTCGTTTAG
- the zwf gene encoding glucose-6-phosphate dehydrogenase, whose amino-acid sequence MTECDVEEAVPVSPFSLIIFGGAGDLSRRKLFPTLFNAFSSGEFPQTFSIAAYGRQELDDGQFRSLVRQSIEEECPDHRADDLDSFLSRLYFLYGHFEKAEGYDRLATLIESFPDAEQLLYYLAVPEASYETIINQIAASSLPTEAGRVKIIIEKPFGKDLSGARRLNILVASAFREEQIFRMDHYLGKETVQNISFFRFANGIFEPIWNRNGIDSVQITVGEDIGIGHRGGFYERTGAIRDIFQNHLLQLLALVAMEPPTDFHAERVRDEKIKVLRSLRPVSIDKVADCSVVGQYAAGNIAGKKVPGYREEDRVDSASVVPTFFAAKVYIDSWRWAGVPFYLRTGKRFPVKGTEIILQFKQPPLKLFRDDCNPLEPSFLRIVIQPEEMIDLHIGVKYPEAANMLYPVDLRFSYRETFGTRAIPPYRRLILDAMRGDASLFVRQDDVEASWSFTDPFVSYWESRDSIPFYPAGTWGPGEAHDLIEREGRHWIEPLGVK is encoded by the coding sequence ATGACGGAATGCGATGTCGAGGAGGCTGTTCCCGTCTCTCCTTTTTCGCTCATCATTTTTGGAGGAGCAGGGGACCTGAGCAGGAGGAAACTTTTTCCCACCCTGTTCAATGCCTTTAGCTCGGGAGAATTCCCTCAAACCTTTTCCATTGCTGCCTATGGACGGCAGGAACTGGATGACGGCCAATTTCGCTCTCTTGTACGTCAGTCTATTGAGGAGGAGTGCCCCGATCATCGGGCTGACGATCTCGACAGCTTTCTTTCCCGCCTCTATTTCCTTTACGGCCATTTTGAGAAGGCGGAGGGCTACGATCGTCTTGCGACGCTCATCGAATCTTTCCCCGATGCCGAACAGCTGCTCTACTATCTGGCTGTTCCCGAGGCAAGTTACGAAACCATTATCAATCAAATTGCCGCCTCTTCTCTGCCGACGGAAGCCGGGCGGGTGAAAATCATCATCGAAAAACCCTTTGGGAAGGATCTTTCCGGCGCCCGAAGGCTGAATATCCTTGTTGCCTCCGCCTTTCGGGAGGAGCAGATCTTTCGTATGGATCACTATCTGGGGAAGGAGACGGTTCAGAATATCAGCTTTTTTCGTTTTGCCAATGGTATTTTTGAGCCGATATGGAACCGCAACGGGATCGATTCTGTACAGATCACCGTGGGGGAAGATATCGGCATCGGCCATCGCGGAGGTTTCTACGAAAGGACCGGAGCAATCAGGGATATCTTTCAGAACCATCTCTTGCAGCTGCTTGCTCTTGTTGCAATGGAGCCTCCTACCGATTTTCACGCCGAACGGGTCAGGGATGAGAAGATCAAGGTGCTCCGCTCGCTTCGTCCCGTCTCCATCGACAAGGTTGCCGACTGCTCGGTGGTTGGGCAGTATGCTGCGGGGAACATTGCAGGTAAAAAGGTGCCGGGCTATCGCGAGGAGGACCGGGTCGATTCCGCCTCTGTCGTTCCCACCTTTTTCGCTGCAAAGGTCTATATCGATTCCTGGCGCTGGGCAGGGGTTCCCTTCTACCTGCGTACCGGTAAGCGTTTCCCTGTAAAGGGAACGGAGATCATCTTACAGTTCAAGCAACCCCCGCTTAAGCTTTTCCGCGACGACTGCAACCCCTTAGAACCCTCGTTTCTCAGGATTGTTATTCAGCCGGAGGAGATGATTGATTTGCATATCGGCGTAAAATATCCGGAAGCCGCCAATATGCTCTATCCCGTAGACCTTCGCTTCAGTTATAGAGAAACCTTCGGGACCCGGGCCATCCCTCCCTACAGGCGGCTTATCCTCGATGCCATGCGGGGAGATGCCTCGTTGTTTGTTCGTCAGGATGATGTGGAGGCTTCCTGGTCCTTTACCGATCCGTTTGTTAGCTACTGGGAGTCACGGGATTCGATTCCGTTCTATCCTGCCGGAACCTGGGGGCCTGGTGAGGCCCACGACTTGATCGAACGAGAAGGCAGGCACTGGATAGAGCCTCTGGGGGTAAAATGA
- a CDS encoding DUF1820 family protein, whose product MSVYRIHFTWNKKEVAIKATSLDLTHPYFVSMKGLILPESNGLIIDPSRDELTKAFGEADHIMIPFQTVSLIEELKDSDPADELGLRHKVTPFHLIENEDEGKDDQDKEPEA is encoded by the coding sequence ATGTCTGTGTACCGAATTCATTTTACCTGGAACAAAAAAGAGGTTGCCATAAAGGCGACCAGTCTTGATTTGACTCATCCCTACTTCGTCTCCATGAAAGGGCTTATCCTTCCGGAAAGCAACGGCCTCATCATCGATCCCAGTCGGGATGAACTCACAAAGGCCTTCGGGGAAGCAGACCATATCATGATCCCTTTTCAGACCGTCTCCCTCATAGAGGAGTTAAAAGACAGCGATCCTGCCGACGAACTCGGTCTACGGCACAAGGTCACCCCTTTTCACCTCATCGAAAACGAGGATGAAGGCAAGGATGACCAGGATAAAGAGCCGGAAGCCTAA